The Rhodobacter sp. CZR27 genome includes a window with the following:
- a CDS encoding YqgE/AlgH family protein — protein MDLSGSLLIAMPGMADPRFERSLVLICAHSPEGAMGLVINKPVNDLSFSGMLEQLNIPKAPNGRDIRVHVGGPMERGRGFVLHSPDYMSVGATMLVSGKFGMTATVDILEALARGQGPTSALMALGYSGWGPGQLEAEVQRNDWLTAEAPAELVFSDDDPGKWSGMLRHMGIDPLSLSSAAGRA, from the coding sequence ATGGATCTGTCGGGAAGCCTTCTCATCGCCATGCCGGGCATGGCCGATCCGCGGTTCGAGCGCAGCCTCGTGCTGATCTGCGCGCATTCGCCCGAGGGCGCCATGGGTCTCGTGATCAACAAGCCGGTGAACGACCTGAGCTTTTCCGGCATGCTCGAACAGCTCAACATCCCGAAGGCGCCGAACGGTCGCGACATCCGCGTGCATGTCGGCGGGCCGATGGAGCGCGGGCGGGGATTCGTGCTGCACTCGCCCGATTACATGAGCGTCGGCGCCACGATGCTGGTCTCGGGCAAGTTCGGCATGACGGCGACGGTGGACATCCTCGAGGCGCTGGCGCGCGGGCAGGGGCCGACCTCCGCGCTGATGGCGCTGGGCTACTCGGGGTGGGGCCCGGGCCAGCTCGAGGCCGAGGTGCAGCGCAACGACTGGCTGACCGCCGAGGCGCCGGCGGAACTGGTGTTCTCGGACGACGACCCCGGCAAGTGGAGCGGCATGCTGCGCCACATGGGGATCGACCCGCTGAGCCTGTCCTCCGCCGCCGGGCGGGCGTGA